Genomic segment of Mycobacterium botniense:
CGCCCCTGACCTGACCGGGATCGCGGCGGCCCGCCCCGATCTCATCTTGGGTTCGGTGGCGTTGACGCCCGAGTTGTACCCGGCGCTGGCGGCGATCGCGCCGACCGTGTTCACCGGGGCTCCCGGCGCGGGCTGGGAAGACAACTTCCGCGGTGTCGGCGCGGCGACAGCACGGAGCGGCGCCGCCGACGCGCTGCTGCACGACTTCGCGCAGCACGCCGGTCAAGTCGGCGCTGCACATGACGCAGCTCACTACCAAGCCTCAATCGTGCAACTCACCACGGACACCCTTCGGGTGTACGGGGCTAACAACTTTCCGGCCACTGTGCTGAAGGCCGTCGGCGTCGACCGCCCGCCTGCACAACGGTTCACCGATAAGCCTTATATCGAAATCGGCGCTACCAACAGCGATTTGGCAGGTCCGGCGAATTTTTCCGCGGCTGACGCCGACATCGTCTACATGTCGTTCGCCTCCCCCGCGGCCAAAGAACGCGCCCCCCTCGTGCTAGACAGCGACCCGTGGCGCAAGCTGTCCGCCAATCGCGACAACCGGGTGTTCATCGTCAACAACGAGGTGTGGCAGACCGGGCAGGGCCTGATCGCGGCCCGCGGCATTGTCGACGACCTGCGCTGGATCAACGCCCCGATCAACTGAGCGTCACTGCGCATTGCTCTGAGCCCGGCGTGTCACGTCGCTCCCGGCTCCTCCTCGAGAAGCGGCCACGTGCTCGCCGAGCTAGGCTTTTTGGGGAAGGCACTTACCGAACACGAAACTCGAAGAAGACTGTCATGAAAACTGTTTCCGCATATGCCGCAACGTCGGCAACTGAACCGCTGACGAAAACCACGATCACCCGTCGTGACCCCGGCCCACATGATGTGGAAATCGAAATCAAGTTCGCCGGCATCTGCCACTCGGACATCCACACCGTCAAAGCCGAGTGGGGCCAACCGAATTACCCGGTAGTCCCGGGGCATGAGATCGCCGGTGTGGTGACCGCCGTGGGCTCTGAAGTCACCAGGCACCAGGTGGGCGACCGTGTCGGAGTGGGCTGTTTCGTCGACTCCTGCCGCGAGTGCAGCAGCTGCCTTGCCGGGCTGGAGCAGTACTGCAAGCCCGGCATGATAACGACCTACAACGGGATCGATAAGGACGGCCGGCCCACCTACGGCGGCTACAGCGGCGCGATCGTCGTCGACGAAAACTATGTGCTGCGGATTCCTGACGCCCTGCCGCTCGACGCCGCGGCGCCGTTGATGTGTGCGGGCATCACGCTGTACTCACCGCTGCGGCACTGGGATGCCGGGCCCGGCAAGCGGATTGCGATCATCGGCCTCGGCGGGCTCGGGCACATGGGCGTCAAACTGGGCAAGGCTATGGGTGCCGATGTGACGGTGCTGAGCCAGTCTCTGAAGAAGATGGAGGACGGTCTGCGTCTGGGCGCCAGCCACTACT
This window contains:
- a CDS encoding iron-siderophore ABC transporter substrate-binding protein, with protein sequence MLIGGMRPALAAAAAAISVFLCAGCRPAPPGGVPPPASTRPVITSTTQIAGAGVLGNQRKPDESCAPQPAAADPGPPTRPARNAPGVQPEVTEVRADPQRIVVLSGDQLDALCALGLQSRIVAAALPDGSASQPAYLGSVVHRLPGVGSRSAPDLTGIAAARPDLILGSVALTPELYPALAAIAPTVFTGAPGAGWEDNFRGVGAATARSGAADALLHDFAQHAGQVGAAHDAAHYQASIVQLTTDTLRVYGANNFPATVLKAVGVDRPPAQRFTDKPYIEIGATNSDLAGPANFSAADADIVYMSFASPAAKERAPLVLDSDPWRKLSANRDNRVFIVNNEVWQTGQGLIAARGIVDDLRWINAPIN
- a CDS encoding NAD(P)-dependent alcohol dehydrogenase, coding for MKTVSAYAATSATEPLTKTTITRRDPGPHDVEIEIKFAGICHSDIHTVKAEWGQPNYPVVPGHEIAGVVTAVGSEVTRHQVGDRVGVGCFVDSCRECSSCLAGLEQYCKPGMITTYNGIDKDGRPTYGGYSGAIVVDENYVLRIPDALPLDAAAPLMCAGITLYSPLRHWDAGPGKRIAIIGLGGLGHMGVKLGKAMGADVTVLSQSLKKMEDGLRLGASHYYATSDPDTFKKLRNSFDLILNTVSANLDLGDYLKLLDVDGTLVELGIPEHPMPVPAFALALMRRSLAGSNIGGIAETQEMLDFCAQHGVTPEIELIEPDYINEAYERVLASDVRYRFVIDTSSLRAA